One Gimesia aquarii DNA segment encodes these proteins:
- a CDS encoding ABC transporter permease, whose translation MFRFSLIPWEYGVRNLFRRPMRTLLTLTGLTTVVVLVFIVIGFIRGLEHSLTVSGDSDVALLFSLGMGENLEYSSIPMRTNELVSASVEGIKTFHDRKYVSPELYLGTQIEIPRQQESEMGLVRGVTQSALLVRRQVELETGTWPGPGEILVGQLVATKLNVPEDQLSVGKELVLEGRTWKISGIFSAAGSAFESEIWCRLDELQQAMKRQDLSVVAVTLNSPTDYPDLNLFCKERLDLELQSIQEVNYYQGLKKDYGPIRMLAWLVVFLVSGAGVFAGLNTLYGAIVGRTRELSTLQTIGFMRRAIVMSLIQEGVLLAVTASLIAALIAIFLINGISVRFTMGAFTLQIDSISLLIGCSVGVLLGLLGAIPPALRALRLPIVDGLKSV comes from the coding sequence ATGTTTCGTTTCTCATTAATTCCCTGGGAATATGGCGTTCGCAATTTATTTCGGCGACCAATGCGTACCCTGTTAACACTGACTGGTTTAACCACTGTCGTTGTGCTGGTCTTTATCGTGATCGGTTTCATTCGTGGTTTGGAACACTCGTTGACTGTCAGTGGTGATTCTGATGTTGCATTACTGTTTTCGCTCGGGATGGGAGAAAACCTGGAGTACTCTTCGATTCCCATGCGTACCAACGAACTGGTCTCTGCCAGTGTGGAAGGCATTAAAACGTTTCACGATCGCAAATATGTCTCGCCGGAACTCTATCTTGGTACTCAGATTGAGATCCCCCGACAACAGGAATCAGAAATGGGCCTGGTACGCGGCGTGACTCAGTCGGCACTATTGGTTCGCAGACAAGTGGAACTGGAAACAGGAACCTGGCCGGGACCGGGAGAGATTCTGGTCGGGCAATTGGTGGCCACCAAATTGAATGTTCCTGAAGATCAGCTCTCCGTTGGCAAAGAATTGGTTTTGGAAGGTCGGACCTGGAAAATCAGTGGTATTTTTTCCGCCGCCGGTTCGGCATTCGAATCAGAAATCTGGTGCCGTCTGGATGAATTACAGCAGGCAATGAAACGTCAGGATTTAAGTGTCGTTGCAGTCACTTTGAATTCGCCAACGGATTATCCGGATTTGAATCTCTTTTGTAAAGAACGTCTCGATCTTGAGCTCCAGTCGATTCAAGAAGTGAATTATTATCAAGGCCTCAAAAAAGATTATGGCCCCATTCGCATGCTGGCATGGTTGGTGGTTTTTCTGGTATCAGGTGCCGGTGTGTTTGCGGGTTTGAATACGCTTTACGGGGCCATTGTCGGACGAACCAGAGAACTATCGACACTGCAGACAATTGGCTTTATGCGACGCGCGATTGTGATGAGTTTAATTCAGGAAGGCGTTCTCCTGGCAGTCACAGCCAGTCTGATCGCCGCTCTGATCGCCATATTTTTGATCAATGGTATCTCTGTTCGTTTTACTATGGGTGCGTTCACACTCCAAATCGACAGTATCTCGCTACTCATCGGCTG